A DNA window from Chelativorans sp. AA-79 contains the following coding sequences:
- the fmt gene encoding methionyl-tRNA formyltransferase, which yields MPLRLIFMGTPEFSVPTLRALHGAGYEIVAVYTQPPRPAGRRGLELTESPVHRVAEELGIPVRTPHSFKSTDEQEAFRALEADVAVVVAYGLLLPNPILEGTRLGAFNGHASLLPRWRGAAPIQRAIMAGDAETGMMVMKMDEGLDTGPVAMTEKVSIGPDMTAGELHDIMKEAGAKLMVEAMAALDKGELELTPQPAQGATYAKKISKEETRVDWSRPASEVHNHIRGLAPFPGAWCEMPFAGEPERVKILRSTLVSGSGAPGEILDDDLCIACGDGAVRLLKLQRAGGRPVAAEDFLRGAKLKKGMRLP from the coding sequence ATGCCTCTACGCCTCATTTTCATGGGAACGCCAGAATTTTCCGTACCGACGCTGCGCGCACTTCACGGCGCGGGGTACGAGATCGTCGCCGTCTACACCCAGCCGCCGCGACCTGCCGGCCGGCGCGGGCTGGAGCTTACGGAATCCCCTGTTCACCGCGTCGCGGAAGAGCTGGGGATTCCGGTGCGAACCCCGCATTCCTTCAAGAGTACGGACGAGCAGGAGGCCTTCCGCGCGCTGGAGGCGGATGTAGCTGTCGTGGTGGCCTACGGCTTGCTCCTGCCGAATCCCATCCTGGAAGGAACCCGTCTCGGCGCGTTCAACGGCCACGCCTCACTGCTGCCTCGCTGGCGCGGTGCCGCGCCCATCCAGCGCGCGATCATGGCCGGAGATGCCGAAACGGGCATGATGGTGATGAAGATGGACGAGGGCCTCGACACCGGCCCCGTCGCCATGACGGAAAAGGTCTCCATCGGGCCTGACATGACCGCCGGCGAGTTGCACGATATCATGAAGGAAGCCGGCGCGAAGCTGATGGTCGAGGCCATGGCGGCGCTCGACAAGGGCGAACTCGAGCTCACACCCCAGCCCGCCCAGGGGGCCACCTACGCGAAGAAGATCAGCAAGGAGGAGACTCGCGTCGACTGGTCCCGCCCGGCCTCAGAGGTGCATAACCATATCCGCGGGCTTGCCCCCTTCCCCGGCGCCTGGTGCGAAATGCCCTTTGCAGGCGAGCCGGAGCGTGTGAAAATCCTGCGCTCTACGCTGGTTTCGGGTAGCGGCGCGCCGGGCGAGATTCTTGATGACGATCTCTGCATCGCCTGCGGCGATGGCGCGGTGCGCCTTCTGAAGTTGCAGCGGGCGGGCGGCAGACCGGTCGCGGCGGAGGACTTCCTGCGCGGCGCAAAGCTCAAAAAGGGGATGCGGCTGCCATGA
- a CDS encoding ATP phosphoribosyltransferase regulatory subunit — protein sequence MTSRYPSFAGEILDLFAEREAALTDIAIIQPADPFLDMAGEDLRRRIFLTESETGETLCLRPEFTIPVCLDHIDKRASTPRRYAYLGEVFRQRREGGAEFFQAGIEDLGAEDRAAADARSLADAHAVLSRVLPDAALQVTLGDQAVFEAVLSALGLPRGWQKRLARAFGSPAMLEAAIAEFTNPHAAANLPREIASLVARGDEERLTQHIEEAMQAAGLSPSAGREPDEIARRLLEKAALRSVRLADTALDALKAFLVINVPLAQAGKRLAAFAEETGIFLDEALAEFGARAERIAGHSLPLNAIQYDAGFGRPLDYYTGFIFEIGAGDLRQPLVGGGRYDRLLTLLGAEKPIPGVGFSIWLDRIAALRGEAP from the coding sequence ATGACCTCCCGCTACCCCTCCTTTGCCGGCGAGATCCTCGACCTCTTCGCCGAGCGCGAGGCGGCGCTGACGGATATCGCCATCATCCAGCCGGCCGATCCCTTCCTCGACATGGCGGGCGAGGACCTGCGCCGGCGCATCTTCCTCACCGAGAGCGAGACCGGCGAGACGCTATGTCTCCGGCCGGAATTCACCATTCCCGTCTGCCTCGACCATATCGACAAGCGCGCCTCGACGCCCCGGCGCTATGCCTATCTGGGCGAAGTATTCCGCCAGCGCCGCGAAGGCGGGGCGGAATTCTTCCAGGCGGGTATAGAGGACCTGGGCGCGGAGGATCGAGCGGCGGCCGACGCGCGTTCGCTCGCCGATGCGCATGCGGTGCTCTCGCGCGTTCTTCCCGATGCCGCGCTTCAGGTCACGCTGGGCGACCAGGCCGTGTTCGAAGCCGTGCTTTCGGCACTCGGCCTGCCGCGCGGATGGCAGAAGCGGCTCGCCCGCGCTTTCGGCTCGCCCGCCATGCTCGAGGCGGCCATCGCCGAATTCACCAATCCGCATGCGGCCGCGAACCTGCCGCGCGAAATTGCCAGCCTTGTCGCACGCGGCGACGAGGAGCGGCTGACACAGCATATCGAGGAGGCCATGCAGGCCGCCGGCCTTTCTCCTTCCGCGGGGCGCGAGCCGGATGAGATCGCGCGTCGGCTTTTGGAGAAGGCCGCGCTGCGCAGCGTGCGGCTTGCCGACACGGCGCTCGATGCCCTGAAGGCTTTCCTCGTCATCAACGTGCCCCTTGCGCAAGCGGGGAAGCGGCTCGCCGCCTTCGCCGAAGAGACCGGGATCTTCCTCGACGAGGCGTTGGCGGAGTTCGGCGCGCGTGCTGAGCGCATCGCCGGTCACAGTCTGCCGCTCAACGCGATCCAATACGATGCGGGCTTCGGGCGCCCGCTCGACTACTACACGGGCTTCATCTTCGAAATCGGCGCTGGAGACCTGCGCCAGCCGCTCGTGGGTGGCGGGCGCTACGACCGGCTGCTCACGCTGCTCGGAGCGGAAAAGCCCATCCCCGGAGTCGGCTTCTCCATCTGGCTCGACCGCATCGCGGCGCTCAGGGGAGAGGCGCCATGA
- the def gene encoding peptide deformylase: MTIRPLVILPDPLLRQVSKPVERVDENLRKFADDMLETMYDAPGIGLAAIQVGEPIRMLVLDVAEKDEPKHPQVFINPEILARSDAPNVHEEGCLSIPDYYAEVERPAEVTVKYIDLEGREQVVEANGILATCLQHEIDHLNGVLFIDYLSKLKRDIVVRKFRKLAKDRPPPARMVG, from the coding sequence ATGACCATTCGCCCGCTCGTCATCCTTCCCGATCCGCTGCTGCGCCAGGTTTCGAAACCCGTCGAGCGCGTGGATGAGAACTTGCGCAAATTCGCCGACGACATGCTGGAGACCATGTATGATGCGCCGGGCATCGGCCTCGCCGCGATCCAGGTGGGCGAGCCCATCCGCATGCTCGTCCTCGACGTAGCCGAGAAGGACGAACCGAAGCACCCGCAGGTCTTCATCAACCCCGAGATCCTCGCGCGCTCCGACGCGCCCAATGTGCACGAGGAAGGGTGCCTCTCCATTCCCGATTATTATGCGGAGGTGGAGCGTCCGGCCGAAGTGACGGTGAAATATATCGACCTCGAGGGCAGGGAGCAGGTCGTGGAAGCCAACGGCATCCTCGCCACCTGCCTGCAACACGAGATCGATCACCTGAATGGCGTGCTCTTCATCGACTACTTGTCGAAGCTCAAGCGCGACATCGTCGTGCGAAAGTTCCGAAAGCTCGCCAAGGATCGCCCGCCGCCGGCACGGATGGTGGGGTGA
- a CDS encoding N-acetyltransferase translates to MSAVIIRPEEAGDETAIRLLLVNAFGGEAEARLVDTLRAEGDVVLSLVAERDGEVRGHVLFSRLLVRDDEGAFPAVALAPLAVHPDHRREGIAAALVEDAHLRLQTQGERLSVVLGDPAYYGRFGYSRERAGGFESRYQGEHLQALAWDDAPRTGRLDYAAAFGDLS, encoded by the coding sequence ATGAGCGCGGTGATCATCCGGCCCGAAGAAGCGGGAGACGAGACGGCGATCCGTCTCCTCCTCGTGAATGCCTTCGGCGGCGAAGCCGAGGCCAGGCTCGTGGACACCCTGCGCGCGGAAGGGGATGTCGTTCTTTCCCTAGTGGCCGAGCGCGACGGCGAGGTGCGCGGGCACGTCCTATTTTCACGGCTCCTGGTGCGCGATGACGAGGGGGCCTTTCCCGCCGTGGCGCTCGCGCCGCTTGCTGTCCATCCCGACCACCGGCGCGAAGGCATCGCGGCCGCCCTTGTCGAGGATGCCCATCTGCGGCTGCAGACCCAAGGCGAGCGGCTCTCGGTCGTGCTCGGCGATCCCGCCTATTACGGCCGTTTCGGCTACAGCCGCGAGCGCGCCGGCGGTTTCGAAAGCCGCTATCAGGGCGAGCATCTGCAGGCCCTCGCCTGGGATGATGCCCCGCGAACCGGCAGGCTCGACTATGCTGCGGCTTTCGGCGATCTTTCCTGA
- the hisG gene encoding ATP phosphoribosyltransferase: MTVTLALPSKGRLKDEAVERLKQAGFAIRLPENERRYRAAVDGFDGLEVTFLSASEIARELDRGSIDLGITGEDLVRETIPDWESRVAIPARLGFGHADVMVAVPDVWFDVSTMADLDDVAADFRHRHGRRLRIATKYWRLTQQFFSQKHGIQVYRIVESLGATEGAPASGSADVIVDITSTGSTLKANHLKVLDDGVILRSQACLVMAKKERAGEDARLIAALAKAVGRQAG, translated from the coding sequence ATGACGGTCACACTGGCTCTCCCCTCCAAGGGCCGCCTCAAGGATGAGGCGGTCGAGCGGCTCAAGCAGGCGGGCTTTGCGATCCGCCTGCCGGAAAACGAGCGGCGCTATCGCGCAGCCGTCGACGGCTTCGACGGGTTGGAGGTGACGTTTCTTTCGGCCTCCGAGATCGCGCGCGAGCTCGACCGCGGCTCGATCGACCTCGGCATCACCGGTGAAGACCTGGTGCGCGAAACCATTCCCGATTGGGAGTCCCGCGTCGCCATCCCGGCCAGGCTCGGCTTCGGCCATGCGGATGTGATGGTGGCCGTTCCCGACGTCTGGTTCGATGTCTCCACCATGGCCGATCTCGACGACGTGGCGGCAGACTTCCGCCATCGCCATGGTCGCCGGCTCCGCATCGCCACGAAATACTGGCGCCTCACCCAGCAGTTCTTTTCTCAGAAGCACGGCATCCAGGTCTATCGCATCGTGGAAAGCCTCGGCGCCACGGAAGGCGCGCCGGCCTCGGGCTCCGCCGATGTCATCGTCGACATCACCTCTACAGGTTCGACACTCAAGGCCAATCACCTCAAGGTGCTGGATGACGGCGTCATCCTGCGCTCGCAAGCCTGTCTCGTGATGGCAAAGAAGGAGCGGGCGGGAGAGGATGCTCGGCTGATTGCAGCCTTGGCCAAGGCGGTGGGGCGGCAGGCGGGCTGA
- a CDS encoding DNA recombination protein RmuC has product MDNVSPIFSTPVLRLGATVVSLGDLLFAAGFLLFLLTLLLVIVLWRGARSRAAAEAEAAARAREAEARLAEVARTQAELQGRMGTIAEVFGQRQAELTKAISERLDGMTSRLGHSITEQTKSTHENLAKLQERLAVIDTAQNNIQSLAGQVVQLQQILSNKQTRGAFGQSRMEAIIADGLPSNAYEFQATLSNGSRPDCIVKMPNAAPSLVIDAKFPLEAWNAIRAAAEGEAGPEARKYAESGFRRDVEVHVKAIAEKYLIPGETQDTAFMFVPSESIFAEIHENFEALVQRAHRARVVIVSPSLLMLSIQVIQAVLKDARMREQAHLIQAEVVKLMQDVSRLDDRVRKLQTHFLQANKDIDLIITSADKVTKRGERIEALELGAEMNGKAVGAPDDDGGVKSAAVGGPGSGSLRLRVVEE; this is encoded by the coding sequence ATGGACAATGTAAGCCCCATATTCTCAACGCCAGTCCTCCGGCTTGGAGCGACGGTCGTTTCGCTTGGCGACCTGCTCTTTGCGGCAGGCTTCCTCCTGTTTCTGCTGACTCTGCTGCTCGTTATCGTCCTGTGGCGCGGCGCCAGGAGCCGCGCTGCCGCGGAGGCGGAAGCGGCCGCCCGGGCGCGCGAGGCGGAGGCGCGGCTTGCCGAGGTCGCCCGGACGCAGGCCGAGTTGCAGGGGCGCATGGGCACGATCGCCGAAGTGTTCGGCCAGAGGCAGGCGGAACTGACCAAGGCGATTTCGGAGCGCCTGGACGGCATGACCTCCCGGCTTGGCCACTCGATCACCGAACAGACCAAGTCCACGCACGAGAATCTGGCGAAGCTGCAGGAGCGGCTGGCCGTGATCGACACGGCGCAGAACAACATCCAGTCGCTCGCCGGCCAGGTGGTGCAGTTGCAGCAGATCCTCTCCAACAAGCAGACGCGCGGTGCCTTCGGGCAGTCGCGCATGGAGGCGATCATCGCCGACGGGCTGCCGTCGAACGCATATGAATTCCAGGCAACGCTCTCCAACGGCAGCCGGCCGGATTGCATCGTGAAGATGCCGAACGCCGCGCCCTCGCTCGTGATCGATGCGAAATTTCCGCTGGAGGCATGGAACGCGATCCGCGCGGCGGCCGAAGGAGAGGCCGGTCCGGAGGCTCGCAAATACGCCGAATCCGGCTTCCGCCGAGACGTCGAGGTGCACGTCAAGGCGATTGCCGAGAAATACCTGATCCCCGGCGAGACGCAGGACACGGCCTTCATGTTCGTGCCGTCGGAATCGATCTTCGCGGAGATCCACGAGAATTTCGAGGCGCTCGTGCAGCGCGCGCACCGGGCGCGCGTGGTGATCGTGTCGCCGTCGCTGCTCATGCTTTCCATCCAGGTGATTCAGGCGGTGTTGAAGGATGCGCGCATGCGCGAGCAGGCGCATCTGATCCAGGCCGAGGTGGTGAAGCTGATGCAGGATGTCTCGCGCCTCGACGACCGCGTGCGCAAGCTCCAGACCCACTTCCTGCAGGCCAACAAGGACATCGACCTGATCATCACCTCTGCCGACAAGGTGACCAAGCGCGGCGAGAGGATCGAGGCGCTGGAACTGGGGGCGGAGATGAACGGCAAGGCGGTCGGCGCGCCTGACGACGATGGCGGTGTCAAGAGCGCAGCGGTTGGCGGGCCGGGGTCTGGATCGTTAAGGTTGAGAGTGGTGGAGGAGTGA